In Mycobacteriales bacterium, the DNA window AGCGCGACCATGGCTTCGGCGAGCGAGCGCCAGCCGACGTCCGGCGCGAACCCCTGGACCACTGCGACCGGACCGTCCTCGGCACGGCGCACCGGACGCAGTCCCGCGTCGGCAAGGGCGGTCTCGACGCCGTCGCCGCCGACGACCAGGACGGGAGCGCCCGGCTCGAGGTCCTCGGCGAGCCGGCGGGCGGCCGCCATCGCCGACGTCAGTACCTCGCCGTCCTCGGCCGGTACGCCGAGCCCGCGAAGCTGATCCGCCACGACCTTCGCCGGTCGCGACGCGTTGTTGGTGAGGAAGACCACCCGGGCGCCGGCGGCCCGGGCCGCGTTCAGCGCCTCGGCAGCGCCGCGGACGGCCCGGCCGCCGATGTACACCACACCGTCGAGGTCGAGCAGCAGCAGGTCGTAGCCGGAGACGAGTGAGCCGCTGCTCGCAACCAGCCCTGGCGGCACCCTCGACGGTGCTGTCATTCCGCTCCTTCGCGGCGTCCTCGCCCGGGCAGCCTGCCGCCGCCCGGCGGAGCCCGCTGCCCGTAGCATCGCGGACATGGCCGCAGGTGCTGCATCCGACCCGCTTCCCAGGCCGGACGGGCTGATCCTGGCGCCGTTCCGCGCACTGCGCTACGACCCTGGCCGAGTCGCGCTCGCCGACGTGCTGGCACCGCCGTACGACGTCATCGATGAGGCGCAGCGCGCGCACCTGGAGGCTCAGGAGCCGCACAACGTCGTGCGGATCACGTTGCCGCGCGACGAGCCCGGCGACCCCTCTGCCGACAGCCGGTACCAGGTGGCCGCCCGGCTGATGGCGCAGTGGCGCGACGACGGCATCCTGGTGCCCGACGAGCAGCCCGCGCTCTACGTCTACGAACAGCGTGCAGGCGGGCACGTCCAGCGCGGCCTCGTGGGTGCGCTCGGACTCACCCCTGCAGAGGACGCGATCGTGCTGCCGCACGAGAACACCATGGCGGGCCCGGTCGCCGACCGGTTGGCGCTCATGGTTGCCACCGAGGCCGACCTCGAGATGATCTTCCTGGTCTATGAGGGCGGCGGCGCCGCTGCCCGCGCGGTCGCGGAGGCCGACCAGAGCGAGCCATTGATCGACGTGACGACCTCCGACGGCCTTCGTCACCGGGTCTGGGCGATCACGGACGCCACCGCGCTCACTGGCATTGCCGACGACCTGCACTCGCGACGAGCCGTGATCGCCGACGGTCACCATCGTTACGCGACCTACCTGCAGTATCAGGCGCAGCGCCACGCAGCCGGGGACGGGAGCGGCCCGTGGGATTTCGGGCTGGCGTTCCTGGTCGACGGCTCGGCGTTCGGGCCACAGGTGCACGCCATTCACCGGGCGATCCCCGGGCTGGCGGCTGGCCGCGCCATCGAGCAGGCGGCGACCGGCTTCGAGGTCACGGAGATCGCAGGCGGGCTGAGCGCCGCCGAGGACACGCTCGCCAAAGCCGGACTCGACGGCGTCGCTTTCGTCGTGACCGACGGAAACCGGGCCTGGCTGCTGACCCAACCCGACGCCGCTGGACTTGCTGCCGCGCTTCCGGCCGACCGCTCGGCGGCCTGGCGCGCGCTCGACGTGAGCGTCACCCACGCCTTCCTGATCGCAACCCTGTGGGGCCTCGACGACCGCGAGGAGGTCGTGCAGTTCCACCACGACGTGGGCTCTGCGGTCGATGCGGCGGCCGCCGGCGGCGGGATCGCCCTGCTGCTCAACCCGACGCCGGTTGCGGACGTGGCGGCGGTCGCGGCGGCCGGCGATCGGATGCCGCGCAAGTCCACGCTGTTCGTGCCGAAACCGGCTACCGGGCTGCTGATCCGCTCGTTTGACGACGCCTGACCTGCTCGCGTGCCGGTTGCCTCCGGGGTGCAGGGACGCGTGCTCTTCGGACGGCGCTGACCGCCTCGACCTCGCATCGGCTCTGGACACCCGCGCCGCCTCGCCAGAAGCGCCGCCGCAAAGCCCCGGTCACCTCGATCAGATCACCGTCGGTCCAGCTCGCCGCCTGGCGCCGTAACCGGGCGCCGAAGGTCGAGCAGTCGATCACGTCGACCCGCTGCGACGCCGACCGGTCCGCCCGGTCGACGACCAGTCGCCAGCTCACGACCTCGTCGCCGCTCGGAAGCACCTTGGTGATCGCAGGCGCGGCCAGCCGGCCGCAGACGACCACCTCGTTGCGATGCTCGGCCGCCGGCGCCGACCCAGCTGCTCGTGTGGGCATGTGTCCTCCTCGTCCGGTGCCTGCCTAGGATCGAGGTTCAGGTCGGCGACCGGCCGACCCGCGCAGCACGTTGTGGACGGCGAGCACGAGGGACGGCAGCTGTGGACACCGAGGTCGTGACCACACCACTCGGCCACGATGTTCATTCGATCGACACCCTGATGTCCGGCTACCAGGGCATCACCGCGGGCTACTTGATCGCGAGCGAGCACCCGTGCCTGGTCGAGACCGGCACCGCCACTTCGGCACCGGCGGTGCAGCGGTCCCTGGCCGCGCTCGGCATCGGACCCGCGGATCTCGCGACGATCGCCGTCACGCACATCCATCTCGATCACGCCGGCGGCGTGGGTGACCTTGCGGCGGCCTACCCGAACGCGCAGATCGTCGTGCACCAACGCGGCGCCCGGCATCTCGCCGACCCGACCAAGCTCATGGACAGTGCCCGGCGGGTGTTCGGCGACCTCATGGACACCGTGTTCGGGGCACTGGCACCGACCGAAGCGAGCCGGATCCGTGCGGTCGACGAGGTGGGTGAGATCGACCTCGGCGGTGGCCGAGTGCTGACGACGTACTACTCGCCCGGCCACGCCCAGCATCACGTCGGCCTGCTCGACTCGGTCAGCGGCGACCTGTACGTCGGTGACGCCGCGGGGCTGTTCATTCCCGAGGCAGAGGTGTTCCGGCCATCGACCCCGCCGCCGGACTTCGACCTCGACCTCGCGCTGGCCTCCCTGCAGCACTTCGAGGAACTCGGGCCGCAACGGCTGCTGTTCAGCCACTTCGGCCCGGTCGCCGACGTGGGCCCCGCGCTCGGACAAGCGGCCGAGGAGCTGCAGGTCTGGGTCGATGCCGTTCGCGGCACGCGGGTCGACGCGCTCGACCTCGACCATGCGATCTCGATGGTGCGCGAGCGAACAGCCGATCGTTACCGCGCGCTGTACACCCAGCCCGAGATGGACGAGAAGTTCGAGTTCCTCAGCTCGACAGCGGCGAACATCAACGGCATCAACCGCTGGCTGGACCGGCTGGAGGCGGCCGCCGGCGAAGGCGGCTAGCGGTCCTCGGCGTCGAGCTCGGCCAGCCGCTGCTCGGCGTCGGTTTCCCCGTCCTCGTCGATGGTGGCGACCGAGCCGAACCACTGCCGGGCTTCGTCGACCCGGCCGGCATCGAGCAGCGCGGCCGCGTAGGCGTACCAGAGCCGTGCGGTCCAGCCCACGACCGTCGTGCGGTTCAGCTCCGCGCCCTGCAGGGCAAGGATCGCGGCATCGGTCTCGCCGCGGTCTCGGCGCGCTCCGGAGACCACGATGGCGAGCTCGACTCGCTCGGCAGGGTCGAGCCGCTTCGCATCCGGATCGTTGGCGAGCGCAAGGGCTCGCTCAGGGCGCCCCAGGCCGCGCTCGCTGTCGGCCATGATCGGCAGGTACGACGGATCGCCGGTGATCCGACGTACCGCGCGCAGTTCGGCGAGCGCGGTGGCGTAGTCGCCGGTGCGGTAGGCGGCAAGCCCCATCGCCTCGCGGACCACCGGCAGCCGGGGGGCGAGGCTGCGGGCGTACTTCGCATGCACCAGGGCCTGCTCGGGGTCGTCCTCGAGGAGGGTTCCCGTAGCGACCAGGTGGGCGGCGATCTTGTCGGCGAGGTCCTTCGGCAGGCTGCGCAGCGCCGCGCGGGCGCTGCGATCCAGATCGCGCGGGTCGATGTCGGGCGGCAGGGGCGGTGGGGGCACCCAGCGGCGCGACCGGGCCGTCCGGTCGCTCGGTCGCGAACCCCGCTTGGCGGGTCCCTCGCGGCGCCCGGGTGCGGGACGGTCGGCGGGCATCAGGCTTCCTTTCTGCGCCCGGTCGCGGGGCGACCGGTCATTGTCGCAATGGGGCGCACAAACACGAATGGCCACCCATCGCTGGGTGGCCATTCGGAAGATGTCCGGCGGCGTCCTACTCTCCCACCCCGTCCCCGGGGCAGTACCATCGGCGCTGAAGGGCTTAGCTTCCGGGTTCGGAATGGGACCGGGCGTTTCCCCTTCGCCATTGTGCCGCCGAAACTCTATGGAGATGTGGTGGTGCACCCGAGGGTCGAGTCGACCGCATCTCGGGAACCGCACAGTGGACGCAAGCAATGAATGTGAGTCAAGCCCTCGGCCTATTAGTACCGGTCAGCTCCATGCGTCGCCGCACTTCCACTTCCGGCCTATCAACCCGCTGGTCTGGCGGGGGCCTTACCAGGTTGACCCTGTGGGAAACCTCATCTTGAAGCGTGCTTCCCGCTTAGATGCTTTCAGCGGTTATCACTTCCGAACGTAGCCAACCAGCAGTGCTCTTGGCAGAACAACTGGCACACCAGAGGTTCGTCCGTCCCGGTCCTCTCGTACTAGGGACAGCCCTTCTCAAGTTTCCTGCGCGCGCGGCGGATAGGGACCGACACATTTGTTACCACAACATCGAATCCTCAATGTTCGATGTTCGGGCCAGGTCATTTCTGCCTGGCTCTGCATGTCGCCATGCAGGTCGGACTATATCTTCG includes these proteins:
- a CDS encoding MBL fold metallo-hydrolase, which encodes MDTEVVTTPLGHDVHSIDTLMSGYQGITAGYLIASEHPCLVETGTATSAPAVQRSLAALGIGPADLATIAVTHIHLDHAGGVGDLAAAYPNAQIVVHQRGARHLADPTKLMDSARRVFGDLMDTVFGALAPTEASRIRAVDEVGEIDLGGGRVLTTYYSPGHAQHHVGLLDSVSGDLYVGDAAGLFIPEAEVFRPSTPPPDFDLDLALASLQHFEELGPQRLLFSHFGPVADVGPALGQAAEELQVWVDAVRGTRVDALDLDHAISMVRERTADRYRALYTQPEMDEKFEFLSSTAANINGINRWLDRLEAAAGEGG
- a CDS encoding single-stranded DNA-binding protein: MPTRAAGSAPAAEHRNEVVVCGRLAAPAITKVLPSGDEVVSWRLVVDRADRSASQRVDVIDCSTFGARLRRQAASWTDGDLIEVTGALRRRFWRGGAGVQSRCEVEAVSAVRRARVPAPRRQPAREQVRRRQTSGSAAR
- a CDS encoding DUF1015 domain-containing protein, whose amino-acid sequence is MAAGAASDPLPRPDGLILAPFRALRYDPGRVALADVLAPPYDVIDEAQRAHLEAQEPHNVVRITLPRDEPGDPSADSRYQVAARLMAQWRDDGILVPDEQPALYVYEQRAGGHVQRGLVGALGLTPAEDAIVLPHENTMAGPVADRLALMVATEADLEMIFLVYEGGGAAARAVAEADQSEPLIDVTTSDGLRHRVWAITDATALTGIADDLHSRRAVIADGHHRYATYLQYQAQRHAAGDGSGPWDFGLAFLVDGSAFGPQVHAIHRAIPGLAAGRAIEQAATGFEVTEIAGGLSAAEDTLAKAGLDGVAFVVTDGNRAWLLTQPDAAGLAAALPADRSAAWRALDVSVTHAFLIATLWGLDDREEVVQFHHDVGSAVDAAAAGGGIALLLNPTPVADVAAVAAAGDRMPRKSTLFVPKPATGLLIRSFDDA